In Deinococcus proteolyticus MRP, a single genomic region encodes these proteins:
- a CDS encoding macro domain-containing protein translates to MRAAQERLSLVQGDITRQQVDAIVTAANAGLRGGGGVDGAVHSAAGPELLAALRPIGGTPTGTAVITSAFRLEARGVRWVIHAVGPVWHGGARGEAEALAGAYRQSLKLAAEAGAHSVAFPLISAGVYGYPLEQALDIALRTLLAGLEAHPELEARLVLFGEPTYRAAQAAFGRL, encoded by the coding sequence GTGAGGGCAGCCCAGGAGCGACTGAGCCTGGTGCAGGGGGACATCACCCGCCAGCAGGTGGACGCTATCGTCACTGCCGCGAACGCCGGCCTGCGCGGTGGCGGCGGCGTAGATGGAGCTGTCCACAGCGCCGCCGGCCCTGAACTGCTGGCTGCGCTGCGGCCCATCGGCGGCACCCCGACCGGCACCGCCGTCATTACCTCAGCTTTCCGGCTGGAGGCGCGCGGCGTACGCTGGGTCATCCACGCCGTGGGGCCGGTGTGGCACGGTGGCGCACGCGGCGAGGCGGAAGCACTGGCCGGCGCCTACCGTCAGAGCCTCAAGCTGGCCGCCGAAGCTGGCGCCCACAGCGTGGCCTTCCCACTGATCAGCGCGGGCGTGTACGGTTATCCCCTGGAACAAGCACTGGACATTGCCCTGCGTACCCTGCTGGCAGGGCTGGAAGCGCACCCCGAGCTGGAAGCCCGGCTGGTGCTGTTC
- the gmk gene encoding guanylate kinase, with amino-acid sequence MLGAMNEVSLSEPAAPTSRPSPGLLLVITGASGVGKGTLRADWLRDQDVFYSTSWTTRAPREGERDGVDYVFVDRDTFSEHIARGEFLEHAEFVGNHYGTPLAPIRQALARGQDVVLEIEVEGARQVRERLGNEAVMIFIMPPSLEELRRRLEGRATETPERIEKRLARAEVEMNQTDMFDYVVVNDDLAQAVADLHAIQQAERSRLLPAAERSPEQLAQARGADHLRTARSVGAGQ; translated from the coding sequence ATGCTGGGCGCCATGAACGAAGTGTCCCTGTCCGAACCTGCCGCCCCCACGTCCCGGCCATCTCCCGGCCTGCTGCTGGTCATCACCGGCGCGTCCGGTGTGGGCAAGGGCACGCTGCGGGCCGACTGGCTCAGGGACCAGGACGTGTTCTATTCCACCTCGTGGACCACCCGCGCCCCCCGCGAGGGCGAGCGGGACGGCGTGGACTACGTGTTTGTGGACCGGGACACCTTCAGCGAGCACATCGCACGCGGCGAGTTCCTGGAGCATGCCGAGTTCGTGGGCAACCATTACGGCACGCCGCTGGCTCCTATCCGCCAGGCGCTGGCCCGCGGGCAGGACGTGGTGCTGGAGATTGAGGTAGAAGGTGCCCGGCAGGTCCGCGAGCGGCTGGGAAACGAGGCGGTGATGATTTTCATCATGCCGCCCAGCCTGGAGGAGCTGCGCCGCCGGCTGGAAGGCCGCGCCACCGAGACGCCCGAGCGCATTGAAAAGCGCCTGGCCCGCGCCGAGGTGGAGATGAACCAGACCGACATGTTCGACTACGTGGTCGTCAACGATGACCTGGCACAGGCGGTGGCCGACCTGCACGCCATTCAGCAGGCTGAACGCAGCCGCCTGCTGCCGGCCGCCGAGCGCTCCCCCGAGCAGCTGGCGCAGGCCAGGGGCGCCGACCACCTGCGGACCGCTCGGAGCGTAGGAGCCGGCCAGTGA
- a CDS encoding AIM24 family protein, translating into MTQTLAFPGASVRVLEYSASPLEEPLSGFHQAISRPDPYRQLQLELSGAQAVLEPGALQWLRGEMEVQASATGGAQGGGLGGLLRGAMTAAATGEGLFKTVYRGSGQISTEPTRLHYLLGELAGEDLIVDDGAFVAAAGQITVGRHVNRGLANMMGSGEGRIQPRLSGSGVFCLQSPVHPEEFQVLDLQGDTLKVDGNLVLAYTGGLEMTVERSARSLLGAGKTGEGYLQVYRGSGRVWLAPTLGGPGLSAAGTVLGGAALSGNLSEILGN; encoded by the coding sequence GTGACCCAAACCCTGGCCTTTCCCGGCGCGTCGGTGCGTGTGCTGGAGTACTCCGCCTCCCCGCTGGAAGAACCGCTGAGCGGCTTTCACCAGGCCATCAGCCGCCCCGACCCCTACCGCCAGCTTCAGCTGGAGTTGAGCGGCGCTCAGGCCGTGCTGGAACCGGGAGCGCTGCAGTGGCTGCGCGGCGAGATGGAAGTGCAGGCCTCGGCCACCGGTGGGGCGCAGGGGGGTGGCCTGGGCGGACTGCTGCGCGGAGCCATGACGGCGGCGGCCACCGGCGAGGGGCTGTTCAAGACGGTGTACCGTGGCAGCGGCCAGATCAGCACCGAGCCCACGCGGCTGCATTACCTGCTGGGCGAACTTGCCGGTGAGGACCTGATTGTGGACGACGGCGCCTTCGTGGCGGCGGCCGGGCAAATTACCGTGGGGCGGCACGTCAACCGTGGCCTGGCCAACATGATGGGCAGCGGCGAGGGCCGCATTCAGCCCCGGCTCAGCGGCAGCGGCGTGTTCTGCCTGCAAAGCCCGGTCCACCCCGAGGAATTCCAGGTGCTGGACTTGCAGGGCGACACCCTCAAGGTGGACGGGAACCTGGTCCTGGCCTACACCGGTGGGTTGGAGATGACCGTGGAGCGCAGTGCCCGCAGCCTGCTGGGCGCTGGCAAGACGGGCGAGGGCTACTTGCAGGTGTACCGGGGCAGCGGCCGCGTGTGGCTGGCCCCCACCCTGGGCGGCCCAGGCCTGAGCGCGGCCGGCACTGTACTGGGCGGCGCGGCGCTGAGCGGCAACCTCAGCGAGATTCTGGGCAACTGA
- a CDS encoding bacteriohemerythrin has product MPLEWNTSYETGESRLDRQHRRLFDYANQLEGHLDRLRAGEAPDLGELGVFLSFVETHLYLHLTYEELLMRRTGNPAAAQGRAAHARLEAYGQGFRARLAAQGLTLPLLEELHHVMHTWLLGHVVRVDVGLQTALQASPQPAGAAASPPSRLLQAG; this is encoded by the coding sequence GTGCCTCTGGAGTGGAACACCAGCTATGAGACGGGCGAGAGTCGCCTTGACCGCCAGCACCGGCGGCTGTTCGACTATGCCAACCAGTTGGAAGGCCACCTTGACCGTCTGCGGGCCGGCGAGGCGCCGGACCTGGGGGAACTCGGAGTGTTCCTCTCCTTTGTAGAGACCCACCTCTACCTGCACCTGACCTACGAAGAACTGCTGATGCGGCGCACCGGCAACCCCGCCGCCGCCCAGGGGCGCGCCGCACACGCCCGGCTGGAAGCCTACGGCCAGGGCTTCCGCGCCCGGCTGGCGGCACAGGGCCTGACGCTGCCGCTGCTGGAAGAGCTGCACCACGTCATGCACACCTGGCTGCTGGGCCATGTGGTGCGGGTAGATGTGGGCCTGCAGACAGCGCTCCAGGCTTCTCCCCAACCAGCCGGCGCAGCAGCCAGCCCTCCGTCCCGGCTGTTGCAGGCCGGCTGA